In one window of Escherichia coli DSM 30083 = JCM 1649 = ATCC 11775 DNA:
- the yibF gene encoding glutathione S-transferase: MKLVGSYTSPFVRKLSILLLEKGITFEFINELPYNADNGVAQFNPLGKVPVLVTEEGECWFDSPIIAEYIELMNVAPAMLPRDPLESLRVRKIEALADGIMDAGLVSVREQARPAAQQSEDELLRQREKINRSLDVLEGYLVDGTLKTDTVNLATIAIACAVGYLNFRRVAPGWCVDRPHLVKLVENLFSRESFARTEPPKA; encoded by the coding sequence ATGAAACTCGTCGGTAGCTACACCAGCCCGTTTGTACGCAAACTTTCTATTCTGTTGTTAGAAAAGGGCATAACGTTCGAATTTATTAATGAACTGCCCTATAACGCGGATAACGGCGTGGCGCAATTTAACCCGTTAGGAAAAGTGCCGGTGCTGGTGACCGAAGAGGGCGAATGCTGGTTTGATTCGCCGATCATCGCTGAATATATTGAATTAATGAATGTTGCTCCGGCGATGTTGCCGCGTGATCCGCTGGAGTCGTTGCGGGTGCGCAAAATTGAGGCGCTGGCGGATGGCATTATGGATGCCGGGCTGGTATCGGTGCGTGAACAGGCGCGTCCGGCGGCGCAGCAGTCTGAAGATGAATTGTTACGTCAGCGTGAGAAAATCAACCGCAGTCTGGATGTGCTGGAAGGATATCTGGTCGATGGCACACTCAAAACCGATACGGTCAATCTGGCGACTATCGCCATTGCCTGTGCCGTCGGATATCTCAATTTCCGCCGCGTTGCGCCAGGCTGGTGTGTCGACCGCCCACACTTAGTCAAACTGGTCGAAAACCTGTTTAGCCGCGAAAGTTTTGCTCGCACCGAACCGCCAAAGGCTTGA
- the selB gene encoding selenocysteine-specific translation elongation factor, giving the protein MIIATAGHVDHGKTTLLQAITGVNADRLPEEKKRGMTIDLGYAYWPQPDGRVPGFIDVPGHEKFLSNMLAGVGGIDHALLVVACDDGVMAQTREHLAILQLTGNPMLTVALTKADRVDEARVDEVERQVKEVLREYGFAEAKLFITAATEGRGIDALREHLLQLPEREHASQHSFRLAIDRAFTVKGAGLVVTGTALSGEVKVGDSLWLTGVNKPMRVRALHAQNQPTETAHAGQRIALNIAGDAEKEQINRGDWLLADVPPEPFTRVIVELQTHTPLTQWQPLHIHHAASHVTGRVSLLEDNLAELVFDTPLWLADNDRLVLRDISARNTLAGARVVMLNPPRRGKRKPEYLQWLASLARAQSDADALSVHLERGAVNLADFAWARQLNGEGMRELLQQPGYIQAGYSLLNAPVAARWQRKILDTLATYHEQHRDEPGPGRERLRRMALPMEDDALVLLLIEKMRESGDIHSHHGWLHLPDHKAGFSEEQQAIWQKAEPLFGDEPWWVRDLAKETGTDEQAMRLTLRQAAQQGIITAIVKDRYYRNDRIVEFANMIRDLDQECGSTCAADFRDRLGVGRKLAIQILEYFDRIGFTRRRGNDHLLRDALLFPEK; this is encoded by the coding sequence ATGATTATTGCGACTGCCGGACACGTTGACCACGGCAAAACAACCTTGTTGCAGGCGATTACGGGCGTAAATGCCGACCGTCTGCCGGAAGAAAAAAAGCGCGGCATGACCATCGATCTCGGCTATGCCTACTGGCCGCAGCCGGATGGTCGCGTGCCTGGTTTTATCGACGTACCCGGTCATGAAAAGTTTCTTTCCAACATGCTGGCGGGCGTTGGTGGTATTGATCACGCGCTGTTGGTGGTGGCGTGCGATGACGGCGTGATGGCACAGACCCGTGAGCATCTGGCGATTTTGCAGCTGACCGGTAACCCGATGCTGACAGTGGCGCTGACCAAAGCCGATCGCGTGGACGAAGCGCGTGTTGATGAGGTTGAACGCCAGGTAAAGGAGGTGCTGCGGGAATACGGTTTTGCTGAGGCAAAACTGTTTATCACCGCAGCAACCGAAGGTCGGGGAATTGATGCCCTGCGCGAGCATCTGCTTCAGTTACCAGAACGTGAACACGCCAGCCAACATAGTTTCCGCCTCGCGATCGACCGTGCATTTACCGTAAAAGGTGCCGGGCTGGTCGTCACCGGTACGGCGTTAAGCGGGGAAGTGAAGGTAGGCGATTCACTATGGCTGACTGGTGTAAATAAACCGATGCGCGTGCGTGCGCTACATGCGCAAAATCAGCCAACAGAAACTGCCCATGCCGGGCAGCGTATCGCGCTTAACATCGCGGGTGATGCGGAAAAAGAGCAGATTAACCGTGGCGACTGGCTGCTTGCCGATGTGCCGCCGGAGCCGTTCACACGGGTGATTGTCGAGCTTCAAACCCATACACCGCTGACCCAGTGGCAGCCGCTGCATATTCACCACGCCGCCAGCCACGTTACGGGACGCGTTTCGCTGCTGGAAGATAACCTTGCCGAGCTGGTGTTCGACACGCCGCTGTGGCTGGCGGATAACGATCGCTTAGTGCTGCGCGATATCTCGGCCCGCAACACGCTGGCGGGGGCGCGTGTGGTGATGCTTAACCCGCCGCGCCGCGGTAAGCGTAAGCCGGAATATCTGCAATGGCTGGCGTCTCTTGCACGGGCGCAGAGCGATGCCGATGCGTTATCTGTTCATCTGGAACGCGGCGCGGTTAACCTTGCGGATTTCGCCTGGGCACGGCAGCTCAACGGCGAAGGGATGCGCGAACTGCTGCAACAGCCTGGTTATATTCAGGCTGGTTACAGCTTGTTGAATGCGCCAGTTGCCGCCCGCTGGCAGCGGAAAATTCTCGACACATTAGCGACTTATCATGAGCAACATCGCGATGAACCTGGTCCTGGGCGCGAACGTCTGCGACGTATGGCGTTGCCAATGGAAGATGACGCGCTGGTACTGTTGCTGATTGAAAAGATGCGCGAAAGCGGCGACATCCACAGCCATCACGGCTGGCTGCATCTGCCGGATCATAAAGCGGGCTTCAGCGAAGAGCAGCAGGCCATCTGGCAAAAAGCAGAGCCGCTGTTTGGTGACGAGCCATGGTGGGTGCGTGACCTGGCAAAAGAGACGGGAACCGACGAGCAGGCAATGCGCCTGACGCTACGCCAGGCGGCGCAACAGGGGATAATTACTGCGATCGTCAAAGATCGTTATTACCGTAACGATCGGATTGTCGAATTTGCCAATATGATCCGCGATCTCGATCAGGAATGCGGTTCAACCTGCGCGGCGGATTTCCGCGATCGCTTAGGCGTAGGCCGCAAGCTGGCAATTCAGATTCTGGAATATTTTGACCGTATTGGCTTTACGCGTCGTCGTGGAAATGATCATTTATTGCGCGACGCATTATTATTTCCGGAAAAATAA
- the yibH gene encoding HlyD family secretion protein — protein MDLLIVLTYVALAWAVFKIFRIPVNQWTLATAALGGVFLVSGLILLMNYNHPYTFTAQKAVIAIPITPQVTGIVTEVTDKNNQLIQKGEVLFKLDPVRYQARVDRLQADLMTATHNIKTLRAQLTEAQANTTQVSAERDRLFKNYQRYLKGSQAAVNPFSERDIDDARQNFLAQDALVKGSVAEQAQIQSQLDSMVNGEQSQIVSLRAQLTEAKYNLEQTVIRAPSNGYVTQVLIRPGTYAAALPLRPVMVFIPEQKRQIVAQFRQNSLLRLKPGDDAEVVFNALPGQVFHGKLTSILPVVPGGSYQAQGVLQSLTVVPGTDGVLGTIELDPNADIDALPDGIYAQVAVYSDHFSHVSVMRKVLLRMTSWMHYLYLDH, from the coding sequence ATGGATCTATTGATTGTTTTAACTTACGTGGCGCTGGCGTGGGCGGTCTTTAAAATCTTCCGCATTCCGGTGAATCAGTGGACGCTGGCGACGGCGGCGCTGGGAGGCGTGTTTCTGGTGAGTGGTTTGATTTTGTTGATGAACTACAACCACCCTTACACTTTTACCGCGCAAAAGGCAGTGATAGCGATCCCCATCACGCCACAGGTGACGGGAATTGTTACTGAAGTCACCGACAAAAATAATCAGCTTATTCAGAAGGGCGAGGTGCTTTTTAAGCTCGACCCGGTTCGTTACCAGGCGCGAGTTGACAGGCTTCAGGCAGACCTGATGACGGCGACGCATAATATAAAGACGCTGCGCGCGCAGCTCACTGAAGCGCAGGCCAACACCACCCAGGTTTCAGCGGAGCGCGACCGTCTGTTTAAAAATTATCAACGTTATCTGAAAGGCAGCCAGGCGGCGGTGAATCCGTTCTCGGAACGTGACATCGACGATGCGCGGCAAAATTTCCTCGCGCAGGATGCGCTGGTGAAAGGCTCGGTGGCGGAGCAGGCGCAGATCCAGAGCCAGCTCGACAGTATGGTTAACGGCGAGCAATCGCAGATTGTGAGCTTAAGAGCGCAACTTACTGAAGCAAAATATAACCTTGAGCAGACTGTCATTCGCGCACCGAGCAATGGCTACGTCACTCAGGTACTGATCCGCCCAGGTACATACGCAGCTGCCTTGCCGCTGCGTCCGGTGATGGTCTTCATCCCCGAGCAAAAACGGCAAATTGTCGCCCAATTTCGGCAAAACTCGCTGTTACGTCTGAAACCCGGCGATGATGCGGAAGTGGTGTTTAACGCGCTACCTGGGCAGGTGTTTCACGGCAAACTGACCAGTATTTTACCTGTCGTGCCAGGCGGTTCTTATCAGGCGCAGGGGGTATTGCAATCATTAACGGTCGTGCCCGGCACGGACGGTGTGCTGGGAACCATTGAACTGGACCCTAACGCTGATATCGATGCCTTACCCGACGGCATCTACGCCCAGGTGGCAGTTTACTCCGACCATTTCAGCCATGTTTCGGTGATGCGGAAAGTGCTGCTAAGAATGACCAGTTGGATGCATTATCTTTATTTGGATCATTGA
- the yibL gene encoding YibL family ribosome-associated protein: MKEVEKNEIKRLSDRLDAIRHQQADLSLVEAADKYAELEKEKATLEAEIARLREVHSQKLSKEAQKLMKMPFQRAITKKEQADMGKLKKSVRGLVVVHPMTALGREMGLQEMTGFSKTAF, from the coding sequence ATGAAAGAAGTCGAAAAAAACGAAATCAAACGTCTCAGCGATCGTCTGGACGCCATCCGTCACCAGCAGGCCGATCTATCGCTGGTTGAAGCCGCAGACAAATATGCCGAACTGGAAAAAGAGAAAGCCACGCTGGAAGCAGAAATTGCTCGCCTGCGCGAAGTTCACAGCCAGAAACTCAGCAAAGAAGCGCAGAAACTGATGAAGATGCCGTTCCAGCGTGCAATCACCAAAAAAGAGCAGGCTGATATGGGCAAACTGAAAAAAAGTGTTCGCGGACTGGTGGTTGTGCACCCAATGACCGCGCTGGGCCGTGAAATGGGCCTGCAAGAGATGACAGGGTTCTCAAAGACTGCGTTTTAA
- the mtlA gene encoding PTS mannitol transporter subunit IICBA, whose product MSSDIKIKVQSFGRFLSNMVMPNIGAFIAWGIITALFIPTGWLPNETLAKLVGPMITYLLPLLIGYTGGKLVGGERGGVVGAITTMGVIVGADMPMFLGSMIAGPLGGWCIKHFDRWVDGKIKSGFEMLVNNFSAGIIGMILAILAFLGIGPVVEALSKMLAAGVNFMVVHDMLPLASIFVEPAKILFLNNAINHGIFSPLGIQQSHELGKSIFFLIEANPGPGMGVLLAYMFFGRGSAKQSAGGAAIIHFLGGIHEIYFPYVLMNPRLILAVILGGMTGVFTLTILGGGLVSPASPGSILAVLAMTPKGAYFANIAGVCAAMAVSFVVSAILLKTSKVKEEDDIEAATRRMQDMKAESKGASPLSAGDVTNDLSHVRKIIVACDAGMGSSAMGAGVLRKKIQDAGLSQISVTNSAINNLPPDVDLVITHRDLTERAMRQVPQAQHISLTNFLDSGLYTSLTERLVAAQRHTENEVKVKDSLKDSFDDSSANLFKLGAENIFLGRKAATKEEAIRFAGEQLVKGGYVEPEYVQAMLDREKLTPTYLGESIAVPHGTVEAKDRVLKTGVVFCQYPEGVRFGEEEDDIARLVIGIAARNNEHIQVITSLTNALDDESVIERLAHTTSVDEVLELLAGRK is encoded by the coding sequence ATGTCATCCGATATTAAGATCAAAGTGCAAAGCTTTGGTCGTTTCCTCAGCAACATGGTGATGCCAAATATCGGCGCGTTTATCGCGTGGGGTATCATCACCGCGTTATTTATTCCAACAGGGTGGTTACCGAACGAAACGCTGGCGAAGCTGGTCGGGCCGATGATCACTTATCTCCTGCCGCTGCTGATCGGTTATACCGGTGGTAAGCTGGTAGGCGGCGAACGTGGCGGCGTAGTCGGTGCCATCACCACCATGGGCGTTATCGTCGGCGCAGATATGCCGATGTTCCTCGGCTCTATGATTGCAGGTCCGCTGGGCGGCTGGTGCATTAAGCACTTCGACCGCTGGGTAGACGGTAAGATCAAATCCGGTTTTGAAATGCTGGTGAATAACTTCTCCGCAGGCATCATCGGGATGATCCTCGCTATTCTGGCATTTCTCGGCATTGGCCCGGTTGTTGAAGCCCTGTCTAAAATGCTGGCGGCGGGCGTTAACTTCATGGTTGTCCATGACATGCTGCCGCTGGCGTCTATCTTTGTTGAACCGGCGAAAATCCTGTTCCTCAACAACGCCATTAACCACGGTATCTTCTCGCCGCTGGGTATTCAGCAGTCCCATGAACTGGGTAAATCCATCTTCTTCCTGATTGAAGCTAACCCAGGTCCGGGTATGGGCGTGCTGCTGGCGTACATGTTCTTTGGTCGTGGTAGCGCTAAACAGTCTGCGGGCGGTGCGGCAATCATCCACTTCCTGGGCGGTATCCACGAAATCTACTTCCCGTATGTGCTGATGAATCCGCGTCTGATTCTGGCCGTTATCCTCGGTGGTATGACTGGCGTGTTTACGCTGACTATCCTGGGCGGTGGGCTGGTTTCTCCGGCATCTCCGGGTTCTATCCTTGCTGTACTGGCGATGACACCAAAAGGTGCATACTTCGCTAACATCGCGGGTGTGTGTGCGGCGATGGCTGTCTCCTTCGTTGTCTCTGCCATTCTGCTGAAAACCAGCAAAGTGAAAGAAGAAGATGATATTGAAGCAGCAACTCGTCGTATGCAGGACATGAAAGCTGAGTCTAAAGGCGCGTCTCCACTGTCTGCGGGCGATGTGACTAACGACCTGAGCCACGTACGTAAAATCATCGTTGCCTGTGATGCCGGTATGGGTTCCAGTGCGATGGGCGCAGGCGTGCTGCGTAAGAAAATTCAGGATGCAGGTCTGTCGCAGATTTCGGTCACTAACAGCGCGATCAACAACCTGCCGCCAGATGTGGACCTGGTCATCACTCACCGTGACCTGACCGAACGCGCTATGCGCCAGGTTCCGCAGGCACAGCATATTTCGCTGACCAACTTCCTCGACAGCGGCCTGTACACCAGCCTGACCGAACGTCTGGTTGCTGCCCAGCGCCATACTGAAAACGAAGTGAAAGTGAAAGACAGTCTGAAAGACAGCTTTGACGATTCCAGTGCTAATCTGTTCAAACTGGGCGCGGAGAACATCTTCCTCGGTCGCAAAGCGGCCACCAAAGAAGAAGCGATTCGTTTTGCTGGCGAGCAGCTGGTGAAAGGCGGTTACGTTGAGCCGGAATACGTTCAGGCGATGTTGGATCGTGAAAAACTGACCCCGACTTATCTGGGTGAGTCTATCGCGGTGCCACACGGTACGGTTGAAGCGAAAGATCGCGTACTGAAAACGGGCGTGGTGTTCTGCCAGTATCCGGAAGGCGTGCGCTTCGGTGAAGAAGAAGATGACATTGCCCGTCTGGTGATTGGTATTGCTGCCCGTAACAACGAGCACATTCAGGTTATCACCAGCCTGACCAATGCACTGGATGATGAGTCTGTCATCGAGCGTCTGGCACACACCACCAGCGTGGATGAAGTGCTGGAACTGCTGGCAGGTCGTAAGTAA
- the mtlR gene encoding mannitol operon repressor MtlR, with translation MVDQAQDTLRPNNRLSDMQATMEQTQAFENRVLERLNAGKTVRSFLITAVELLTEAVNLLVLQVFRKDDYAVKYAVEPLLDGDGPLGDLSVRLKLIYGLGVINRQEYEDAELLMALREELNHDGNEYAFTDDEILGPFGELHCVAALPPPPQFEPADSSLYAMQIQRYQQAVRSTMVLSLTELISKISLKKAFQK, from the coding sequence ATGGTGGACCAGGCGCAGGATACCCTGCGCCCGAATAACAGATTGTCAGATATGCAGGCAACAATGGAACAAACCCAGGCCTTTGAAAACCGTGTGCTTGAGCGTCTGAATGCTGGCAAAACCGTGCGAAGCTTTCTGATCACCGCCGTCGAGCTTTTGACCGAGGCGGTAAATCTTCTGGTGCTTCAGGTATTCCGCAAAGACGATTACGCGGTGAAGTATGCTGTAGAACCGTTACTCGACGGCGATGGTCCGCTGGGCGATCTTTCTGTGCGTTTAAAACTCATTTACGGGTTGGGCGTCATTAACCGCCAGGAATACGAAGATGCGGAACTGCTGATGGCATTGCGTGAAGAGCTAAATCACGACGGCAACGAGTACGCTTTTACCGACGACGAAATCCTTGGACCCTTTGGTGAACTGCATTGCGTGGCGGCGTTACCACCGCCGCCACAGTTTGAACCTGCAGACTCCAGTTTGTATGCAATGCAAATTCAGCGTTACCAACAGGCTGTACGATCAACAATGGTCCTTTCACTGACAGAGCTGATTTCAAAAATCAGCTTAAAAAAAGCCTTTCAAAAGTAA
- the selA gene encoding L-seryl-tRNA(Sec) selenium transferase, translating to MTTETRSLYSQLPAIDRLLRDSSFLSLRDTYGHTRVVELLRQMLDEAREVIRDSQTLPAWCENWAQEVDARLTKEAQSALRPVINLTGTVLHTNLGRALQAEAAVEAVTKAMRSPVTLEYDLDDAGRGHRDRALAQLLCRITGAEDACIVNNNAAAVLLMLAATASGKEVVVSRGELVEIGGAFRIPDVMRQAGCTLHEVGTTNRTHANDYRQAVNENTALLMKVHTSNYSIQGFTKAIDEAELVALGKELDVPVVTDLGSGSLVDLSQYGLPKEPMPQELIAAGVSLVSFSGDKLLGGPQAGIIVGKKEMIARLQSHPLKRALRADKMTLAALEATLRLYLHSEALSEKLPTLRLLTRSAEVIQIQAQRLQAPLAAHYGAEFAVQVMPCLSQIGSGSLPVDRLPSAALTFTPHDGRGSHLESLAARWRELPVPVIGRIYDGRLWLDLRCLEDEQRFLEMLLK from the coding sequence ATGACAACCGAAACGCGTTCCCTCTATAGTCAACTTCCGGCTATTGATCGCTTATTGCGCGATAGCTCCTTCCTTTCTTTGCGTGATACTTATGGTCACACCCGCGTGGTGGAATTGCTGCGTCAGATGCTTGACGAAGCGCGAGAAGTGATTCGTGACAGCCAGACGCTGCCCGCGTGGTGTGAAAACTGGGCGCAAGAAGTCGATGCCCGGTTGACGAAAGAGGCGCAAAGCGCGCTGCGTCCGGTGATCAACCTGACGGGAACCGTGCTGCATACCAACCTTGGGCGAGCTTTACAGGCGGAAGCCGCGGTGGAAGCCGTTACGAAGGCTATGCGTTCGCCAGTGACCCTCGAGTACGATCTGGACGACGCCGGACGCGGACATCGCGATCGGGCGCTGGCGCAGCTGCTGTGCCGTATTACGGGGGCGGAAGATGCCTGTATTGTTAATAACAATGCGGCGGCGGTGTTATTGATGTTGGCGGCCACTGCCAGCGGGAAAGAGGTGGTGGTTTCTCGCGGCGAACTGGTGGAGATTGGCGGCGCGTTTCGTATTCCTGATGTCATGCGTCAGGCAGGCTGCACCCTACACGAAGTGGGGACCACCAACCGCACGCACGCTAATGATTATCGCCAGGCGGTGAATGAAAATACCGCGCTGTTGATGAAAGTACATACCAGTAACTACAGCATTCAGGGATTCACCAAAGCGATAGATGAAGCGGAACTGGTGGCGCTCGGCAAAGAGCTGGATGTCCCCGTAGTGACTGATTTAGGCAGTGGCTCGCTGGTCGATCTTAGCCAGTACGGTTTGCCGAAAGAGCCAATGCCGCAGGAGTTGATTGCGGCGGGCGTCAGTCTGGTGAGCTTCTCCGGCGACAAGTTGTTAGGCGGGCCGCAGGCAGGAATTATTGTTGGTAAAAAAGAGATGATCGCCCGACTGCAAAGCCACCCGCTGAAGCGTGCATTACGCGCGGATAAAATGACCCTTGCGGCGCTGGAAGCCACGTTGCGTCTTTATTTACACTCTGAAGCGCTGAGTGAAAAATTACCGACCCTGCGCCTGCTTACCCGCAGCGCAGAGGTCATTCAAATCCAGGCACAACGTTTACAGGCTCCCCTTGCCGCACATTACGGCGCGGAGTTTGCGGTACAGGTTATGCCATGTCTTTCGCAGATTGGCAGTGGTTCGCTGCCGGTTGATCGCCTGCCGAGCGCGGCATTAACGTTTACACCCCATGATGGACGCGGTAGCCACCTTGAGTCATTAGCCGCCCGCTGGCGTGAATTGCCAGTGCCGGTGATTGGTCGTATTTATGACGGACGATTGTGGCTGGATTTACGCTGCCTTGAAGATGAGCAACGGTTTTTGGAGATGTTGTTGAAATGA
- the mtlD gene encoding mannitol-1-phosphate 5-dehydrogenase, whose protein sequence is MKALHFGAGNIGRGFIGKLLADAGIQLTFADVNQVVLDALNARHSYQVHVVGETEQVDTVSGVDAVSSIGDDVVDLIAQVDLVTTAVGPVVLERIAPAIAKGLVKRKEQGNESPLNIIACENMVRGTTQLKGHVMNALPEDAKAWVEEHVGFVDSAVDRIVPPSASATNDPLEVTVETFSEWIVDKTQFKGTLPNIPGMELTDNLMAFVERKLFTLNTGHAITAYLGKLAGHQTIRDAILDEKIRAVVKGAMEESGAVLIKRYDFDADKHAAYIQKILGRFENPYLKDDVERVGRQPLRKLSAGDRLIKPLLGTLEYGLPHKNLIEGIAAAMHFRSEDDPQAQELAALIADKGPQAALAQISGLDANSEVVSEAVTAYKAMQ, encoded by the coding sequence ATGAAAGCATTACATTTTGGCGCAGGTAATATCGGTCGTGGCTTTATCGGTAAACTGCTGGCGGACGCGGGTATCCAACTGACGTTTGCCGATGTAAATCAGGTGGTACTTGATGCCCTGAATGCCCGTCATAGCTATCAGGTTCATGTGGTCGGCGAAACCGAGCAGGTGGATACCGTTTCTGGCGTCGATGCCGTCAGCAGCATTGGCGATGATGTCGTTGATCTGATTGCTCAGGTCGATTTAGTCACTACCGCCGTTGGCCCTGTCGTGCTGGAACGTATTGCTCCGGCCATCGCCAAAGGGCTGGTGAAACGTAAAGAACAAGGTAATGAATCCCCACTGAACATCATCGCCTGTGAAAACATGGTCCGCGGCACCACGCAGCTGAAAGGCCATGTGATGAACGCCCTGCCGGAAGATGCCAAAGCGTGGGTAGAAGAACACGTTGGCTTTGTTGATTCCGCCGTTGACCGCATCGTACCGCCTTCGGCTTCGGCAACTAACGATCCGCTGGAAGTGACGGTAGAAACCTTCAGCGAATGGATTGTCGATAAAACGCAGTTCAAAGGCACGCTGCCAAACATCCCTGGCATGGAATTAACCGACAATCTGATGGCATTTGTCGAACGTAAACTCTTCACCCTGAATACAGGTCATGCTATAACCGCGTACCTCGGAAAACTGGCCGGTCATCAGACCATTCGTGACGCAATTCTCGACGAGAAAATCCGCGCGGTGGTAAAAGGGGCAATGGAAGAAAGCGGCGCGGTACTGATCAAGCGCTACGACTTTGATGCTGACAAACATGCGGCATACATCCAGAAAATCCTCGGTCGTTTCGAGAACCCGTACCTGAAAGATGATGTAGAACGCGTAGGCCGTCAGCCGCTGCGTAAACTGAGTGCTGGCGACCGTCTGATCAAGCCACTGCTCGGAACCCTGGAATATGGTCTGCCACATAAAAACCTGATTGAAGGTATTGCCGCTGCAATGCACTTCCGCAGTGAAGATGACCCGCAGGCTCAGGAACTGGCAGCGCTGATTGCCGACAAAGGCCCACAAGCCGCGCTGGCACAGATTTCCGGTCTTGATGCCAACAGCGAGGTTGTATCCGAGGCGGTAACCGCTTATAAAGCAATGCAATAA
- the yibT gene encoding protein YibT → MGKLGENVPLLIDKAVDFMASSQAFREYLKKLPPRNAIPSGIPDESVPLYLQRLEYYRQLYRPKQVEEK, encoded by the coding sequence ATGGGCAAATTAGGTGAAAACGTTCCGCTTCTTATCGATAAAGCCGTAGATTTCATGGCATCCAGCCAGGCGTTCCGGGAGTATCTGAAAAAACTACCTCCCCGTAACGCGATTCCGTCCGGAATACCTGATGAAAGCGTGCCGTTATATCTACAACGTCTGGAGTATTATCGTCAGCTTTATCGTCCGAAACAGGTAGAGGAGAAGTAA
- the yibI gene encoding DUF3302 domain-containing protein, translated as MFLNYFALGVLIFVFLVIFYGIIAIHDIPYLIAKKRNHPHADAIHTAGWVSLFTLHVIWPFLWIWATLYQPERGWGMQSHVTPQEKTTDAEIAALSDRISRLEHQLAAEKKTDYSTFPEI; from the coding sequence ATGTTTCTAAACTATTTCGCGTTGGGAGTGCTGATCTTCGTCTTTCTGGTGATTTTTTATGGAATCATCGCGATACATGACATCCCTTATCTGATTGCCAAAAAGCGCAACCATCCCCATGCCGACGCTATTCATACGGCGGGCTGGGTAAGCCTGTTTACCCTGCATGTTATCTGGCCGTTCCTGTGGATCTGGGCGACGCTCTATCAACCGGAGCGCGGCTGGGGCATGCAGTCGCATGTTACGCCGCAAGAGAAAACGACTGACGCGGAAATCGCCGCACTTTCTGACCGGATTTCCCGGCTGGAGCACCAACTCGCCGCCGAGAAAAAGACTGACTATTCCACGTTTCCGGAGATCTAA